In the Phaeobacter piscinae genome, TCATCGCGGCTGATCACTCCCTGTGCGAGAGGGATCTTGAATTCACCGATGTGATCTAAGGTGGTGTCAAAGCTGTCGCAATAGATGTCCGCGCGTTGCAACGCCTCATCATCGGCTTCGCGCATATCTGGACGGTAGGCGCCGATCAGGTTCAGGTGCTGACCAGGTCGCAACCACGCGCCCTTGATGACAGGGCTGGAGGACATGGTGCAGGTCACGACGATATCAGCCGCCCGCACGGCAGCTTCCAGATCGGTTGCAACTTTGGCGTTTGGATAACGGTCGGCCAGCGCTTCGGCTTTCTCAGCGGTGCGGTTCCAGATGCGGAGCTGTGCCTTGGGGTAGGCGGTGCCAAAGGCCTCGATCAGCGATGCGCCAACGGTCCCGGCCCCAACAATCAGGATCTCTCGGCTGTCAGGGTTGGCCAATCGCAGAGCGCCTAAAAGACTGTCCCCTGCGGTTTTCCATTTGGTCACCAGATGGAAATCGACCAAAGCCTCCAGCATGCCGGACTGATCCGCATATAGACAGACAGCGCCGTTGACCATTGGCTGGCCCTGATCCGGGTTGCCGGGAAAAATTGTGGCACTTTTGACCGCCAGACCCAGACCATCGATCCAGGCCGCGCGATTGAGCAGCGTGTCGTTGCCCCGGTAGAGGAAACTGTCGGTGACCTCGGCCTTCTGCAACTGGTGACCGGCGGCAAGCGCGTCGCAGAATGATAGCCAGTCAAGATTGGCTTCCCCCTGATCAAAGGGGATCTGCAGGATCGTGGTCATCGGGCGCCCTCCGCTGTTAGCAAGCCCTCGGAGATCAGTCGATCGGCCCAACCCTGAGGGTGGGTAAAGAGATGGGTCTGCCAGCCACGTGCGGCGGCGGCTTCGATGTTTTCGGGGCGGTCATCCGTGAAGAGCAGCCGTTCTGGTGCCACGCCCGTGTCGCGCTCCAGATGGGCGTAAATCTCCGCTTCCGGTTTCAGGGTCTGCAGATGGCCAGACACAAAGGCCTGATCGAATTCGTTGAAGAACGGGTAGGTGGTCTTGGCCAGATCGAAGGTGCCGACGCCAAAATTGGTCAGCGCAAACACTGGCACGCCGCGCTCCCGCAGCGCGCGCATCAGGCGGACGGAGTGTGGGATTTCAGGGCTGGCCATCTGGAGCCAGCTGTCGTGCCAATGGCGAATTTCCTCAGCCCATTCGGGGTGCTGATCGGCAAGCGCGTAAACCGCGTCTTTGAAGTCATCCCCCCGGTCTATGCCAAGGTTCATGCCATGCAGATCGACCTCGCGAAACAGGGCTTCGCGCCGGGTCTTGCCGATCTTGGCATCATAAAAGCGCTCGGGCTCCCATTCGATCAGCACGCGGCCGATATCAAAAACGACGGCTTGGATGGTCATCTTCAGCTCTCCTATCCGGTCGAACGCGGTCGCGGGCGTGGCACCGGGCGACTGCGGCGGGTTTCGCGCCAGACTGAAACAAGCCCGGCGCCAATGATCAAGGTGGATCCGATCCAAACAGGCCCGTCAGGCCATTCATCAAACACCAGAACCCCCCAGATTACAGCCATCGGCATGGCGATATATTCGAATGGGGCGACCAGACCGGCCTCGCATTGGCGGTAGGCCTGGCTGACAAGGTAGCCCCCGATGGAGCCCGCCAGCCCGACGATGAGGAACAGGATCCAGTCTTGTGGCTCGGGCCAGACCCAGGCTCGCAGAATGAACTGTACCCCGGCGTTGTCAGAACTGGCAAAGCGCCCATCGCCGGTTGTCAGCCCCACGAGGGTGCTCACCAGCAAGAAGCCCAGCGTGGGATAAAAGGAGAGCGTTGCCGCCTTGTCCGCGCCGCCCGCACGTCGGGTCAGGACATGCAGCGTGGCGTAGCCGCAGGCCCCCAGAAACGGCAGGATCGCAGCCGGTTGAAAGGTGCCGGGACCGGGGCGCATGATGATCAGGATCCCGGCAAAACCAATCGCAACTGCCGTCCAGCGCCAGGGGCCGACCCGTTCCTTCAGGAAGAGAACTGACAGGCTGGTCACCACCAGTGGCGTGGCAAAGGCGATGGCCACCGCCTCAGCCATTGGCATGATTGCAAGACCGGTGAAGAAACAGAGGTTGGCAAACAGCACAGCAAGGCTGCGCAGCAAATGCAGGCGAGGTTGACGCGTCCGCAGGATACCGTAGCCGCCTTCGAGCGGGATAATCAGCACCAGCAACACAACCATTGCCACCACGGAGCGCAGCATCACCACCTGATAGAGCGGATAGTCCCCGGACAGGAATTTGAAGATCACATCAATGATGGAGAAGCAGACCGCGGCGCCAATAGCGGCAAAGACGCCAAGAACCGAGAGGCTGGCCTGTTGCTGCGTCACGTCTGCCCCCTCTGGTCGTCTGCCCTGCGATCAGTGGCGCAAAGAGAGGCCAGAGGCAAGGGCTGCGCAACCGGCGTGGGTCAGTTGGCGGCTGCGGCGCGGATTTCGCGCTCCAGCGCATCCAGAAATCGGGAGCGATCCGCCTTGGTAAACCCCTTGCCGCTGCCGCCCGCACCCAGTGGATTGGCGGCGCGGAGGTCTGCCATCAGATCGCGCATCGCCAGTTGCTGGCCGATGTTGGCCTCCGTGAACCGCTCGCCATTATGGCGCAGCACACGTGCGCCAGCCTCGATACATTTGGCGGCCAGCGGGATGTCTCCGGTAACCACCACATCGCCCGCGCCACAGCGTTCCGCGATCCACATGTCTGCCACATCGGCGCCTTCTGATACGATCACCGTTTCCACCAGCGGGTTCTGCGACGGGCGCAGCCCGCCATTGGAAACCACGTACATGGTGACCTTATGGCGGGTTGCCACGCGCTCGGCCTCGGCTTTGACCGGACAGGCATCGGCGTCGATATAGAGCGCCATTACTCCGCAGCCTTGGTCGACTTCGCCTTGGCTGTCGATTTACCCTTGGCGGCGGGCTTGGATGTCTCCGCGTCTGATTTCTTCACCTTGAATTCATCAGGGATGGGCATCCGGTTGAAGGCATCAAGGCCGGCGATCTTGTATGCCTCCGCCAGGGTTGGATAGTTGAAGGTGTTCTGAACGAAATAGTCCACCGTGCCCTTGAGGTTCAGAACCGCCTGCGCAATGTGGATCAGCTCAGTCGCGCCTTCGCCGACGATCTGGACGCCCAAAACCCGGCGGGTTTTGAGGGAGAACAGCATTTTCAGCATGCCGTGCTCAAGCCCCATGATGTGCCCGCGTGAGGTTTCGCGGAAGCGGGCGATGCCGATTTCATAGGGGATGCCCCGTTCCTGCAATTCCTCCTCCGACATGCCGCAGGTGGACATTTCGGGCACCGAATAGATCCCGTAGGGGAACCAGGGGCTTTCCGGCAGGGTTGGGGTCTCCAGCGCATGACAGGCCGCGACCCGGCCCTGTTGCAGCGAGGTCGAGGCCAGCGAGGGGTGGCCGATCACGTCACCGGTGGCATAGATATGCGGCACGGCGGTTTGGTAGGATTTGCGGTCCACGCTGAGGCGACCGCGATGATCCGTCTCCAGCCCGACGGCTTCAAGGTTCAGCGCCTCGGTATTGCCCATGCGGCCCGCCGCAAACAGCAGCATGTCGCCGCGCACATGGCGCCCGTTCTCTAGGCTGACCTCGATATGGCTGCCCTCATCCTCAATCTTGGTGATGGCCGAGCCAAGCCGCAGATCGACACCGTTTTCGCGGATCTGATGGGTGAAATCCTGAATCAGCGTGCTGTCGATGAAGTCAAGGAAGGTGTCGCGCGGCTCAATCAAGGTCACGCGCACATCAAGGGCGGAGAACATGGTGGCATATTCAACGCCGATTACGCCCGCACCAACAACGACCAGCGAGCGG is a window encoding:
- a CDS encoding ornithine cyclodeaminase family protein; translation: MTTILQIPFDQGEANLDWLSFCDALAAGHQLQKAEVTDSFLYRGNDTLLNRAAWIDGLGLAVKSATIFPGNPDQGQPMVNGAVCLYADQSGMLEALVDFHLVTKWKTAGDSLLGALRLANPDSREILIVGAGTVGASLIEAFGTAYPKAQLRIWNRTAEKAEALADRYPNAKVATDLEAAVRAADIVVTCTMSSSPVIKGAWLRPGQHLNLIGAYRPDMREADDEALQRADIYCDSFDTTLDHIGEFKIPLAQGVISRDDVRADFYDLTAFPRFDPAKITLFKNGGGAHMDLMTSRHILDRWQGGT
- a CDS encoding HAD family hydrolase, whose protein sequence is MTIQAVVFDIGRVLIEWEPERFYDAKIGKTRREALFREVDLHGMNLGIDRGDDFKDAVYALADQHPEWAEEIRHWHDSWLQMASPEIPHSVRLMRALRERGVPVFALTNFGVGTFDLAKTTYPFFNEFDQAFVSGHLQTLKPEAEIYAHLERDTGVAPERLLFTDDRPENIEAAAARGWQTHLFTHPQGWADRLISEGLLTAEGAR
- a CDS encoding DMT family transporter, yielding MTQQQASLSVLGVFAAIGAAVCFSIIDVIFKFLSGDYPLYQVVMLRSVVAMVVLLVLIIPLEGGYGILRTRQPRLHLLRSLAVLFANLCFFTGLAIMPMAEAVAIAFATPLVVTSLSVLFLKERVGPWRWTAVAIGFAGILIIMRPGPGTFQPAAILPFLGACGYATLHVLTRRAGGADKAATLSFYPTLGFLLVSTLVGLTTGDGRFASSDNAGVQFILRAWVWPEPQDWILFLIVGLAGSIGGYLVSQAYRQCEAGLVAPFEYIAMPMAVIWGVLVFDEWPDGPVWIGSTLIIGAGLVSVWRETRRSRPVPRPRPRSTG
- a CDS encoding YaiI/YqxD family protein, whose protein sequence is MALYIDADACPVKAEAERVATRHKVTMYVVSNGGLRPSQNPLVETVIVSEGADVADMWIAERCGAGDVVVTGDIPLAAKCIEAGARVLRHNGERFTEANIGQQLAMRDLMADLRAANPLGAGGSGKGFTKADRSRFLDALEREIRAAAAN
- the sthA gene encoding Si-specific NAD(P)(+) transhydrogenase, with the protein product MTDYNYDLIIIGSGPSGRTAAIQAGKLHRRVLVIDRKDRLGGVSVHTGTVPSKTLRETVLNLSGWRERSFYGRAYRVKDQIQAEDLKARLHMTLDHEVDVLEHQFNRNHVEVLPGLARFVGPNEVEVATEAGDTTRVTGEKFLIATGTRTYRPDYVPFNGKTVVDGDEFLEMEEIPRSLVVVGAGVIGVEYATMFSALDVRVTLIEPRDTFLDFIDSTLIQDFTHQIRENGVDLRLGSAITKIEDEGSHIEVSLENGRHVRGDMLLFAAGRMGNTEALNLEAVGLETDHRGRLSVDRKSYQTAVPHIYATGDVIGHPSLASTSLQQGRVAACHALETPTLPESPWFPYGIYSVPEMSTCGMSEEELQERGIPYEIGIARFRETSRGHIMGLEHGMLKMLFSLKTRRVLGVQIVGEGATELIHIAQAVLNLKGTVDYFVQNTFNYPTLAEAYKIAGLDAFNRMPIPDEFKVKKSDAETSKPAAKGKSTAKAKSTKAAE